From Streptomyces sp. TLI_053, a single genomic window includes:
- a CDS encoding DUF4865 family protein: MHAMQYEITLPADHDMRSVHRRIATKGPLLDSWPGLGLKAYLVRERGLDGSPVNQYAPFYLWRTTEGMNAFLLGAGFRTLCADFGRPAVRHWTGAGLRRGPGAVDGPAAPGPLAATRLTERLPEGADPADAVERALAELPDHPELHTAAVALDPSRWELLRIALWRAGAPAGAPGTRYRVHHLSSPELDRLPAGRHW, translated from the coding sequence GTGCACGCGATGCAGTACGAGATCACCCTGCCCGCCGACCACGACATGCGTTCCGTCCACCGGCGGATCGCCACCAAGGGTCCACTGCTGGACAGTTGGCCCGGCCTCGGCCTGAAGGCCTACCTGGTGCGCGAACGCGGTCTGGACGGTTCGCCGGTCAACCAGTACGCGCCGTTCTACCTCTGGCGCACCACCGAGGGCATGAACGCCTTCCTGCTCGGCGCCGGATTCCGCACCCTCTGCGCGGACTTCGGCCGTCCCGCCGTCCGGCACTGGACCGGCGCCGGCCTCCGGCGGGGCCCGGGAGCCGTCGACGGTCCGGCCGCGCCCGGCCCCCTGGCCGCCACCAGGCTGACGGAACGCCTGCCGGAGGGCGCGGACCCGGCGGACGCCGTCGAGCGGGCGCTGGCCGAGCTGCCCGACCACCCCGAGCTGCACACCGCCGCCGTCGCGCTCGACCCGTCCCGCTGGGAGCTGCTGCGGATCGCCCTCTGGCGCGCCGGTGCCCCGGCCGGGGCGCCCGGTACCCGGTACCGCGTGCACCACCTCTCCAGCCCCGAACTCGACCGGCTGCCCGCCGGCCGCCACTGGTGA
- a CDS encoding carboxymuconolactone decarboxylase family protein codes for MNPAVTTPTPPADRTLDAGLVPAPFDRAAGYALLAELAGGRTLSGTLGPLDGLAPGFADWIVTALFGGTYQRPGLALRDRQVANLAALTALGGVEPQLADHVRNSLRIGLTRTEVTEVLVHLAPYVGVPKALAGLRVAAAVFTEAEAETEAEAEAAAAAAEAPGPAGAAE; via the coding sequence ATGAATCCGGCAGTCACCACCCCGACCCCGCCCGCCGACCGGACCCTCGACGCGGGCCTGGTGCCCGCCCCGTTCGACCGGGCCGCCGGCTACGCCCTGCTCGCCGAACTGGCGGGCGGGCGGACCCTCTCCGGCACGCTGGGTCCGCTCGACGGGCTCGCGCCGGGCTTCGCGGACTGGATCGTCACCGCGCTCTTCGGCGGCACCTACCAGCGGCCCGGACTCGCCCTGCGGGACCGCCAGGTGGCCAACCTGGCGGCGCTCACCGCCCTCGGCGGGGTGGAGCCGCAACTCGCCGACCACGTGCGCAACAGCCTGCGGATCGGCCTGACCAGGACGGAGGTCACCGAGGTCCTGGTCCACCTCGCGCCCTACGTCGGCGTGCCGAAGGCCCTGGCCGGACTGCGCGTCGCCGCCGCCGTCTTCACCGAGGCCGAGGCCGAGACGGAAGCGGAAGCGGAAGCGGCCGCCGCCGCCGCAGAGGCGCCCGGGCCCGCGGGGGCGGCGGAGTGA
- the mgrA gene encoding L-glyceraldehyde 3-phosphate reductase, giving the protein MSYLAAEDRYASMTYRRAGRSGVLLPAVSLGLWHNFGDSQPLDVQRAVLRRAFDRGVTHFDLANNYGPPYGSAERNFGHLFAQDFRPYRDELFIASKAGYDMWPGPYGDGGSRKYLLASLDQSLGRTGLDYVDVFYSHRYDANTPLEETMGALDSAVRAGKALYAGISNYPAEQHREAVAILRELGTPVLMNQCSYSILNRYVEDEGVLDAVGDTGTSLIAFSPLAQGLLTDRYLTGEVPSGSRMSVGKFLREEALTGAKLEQLRALNKVAERRGQTLAQLALSWVLRDERVVSVIIGASSVRQLDQNLDALAGGPLTDEELAEIDALSR; this is encoded by the coding sequence ATGAGCTACCTCGCCGCGGAAGACCGCTATGCCTCGATGACCTACCGCCGGGCCGGCCGCAGCGGCGTGCTGCTCCCGGCCGTCTCGCTCGGCCTGTGGCACAACTTCGGCGACTCCCAGCCGCTGGACGTCCAGCGAGCGGTGCTGCGCCGGGCCTTCGACCGGGGCGTCACCCACTTCGACCTGGCCAACAACTACGGTCCGCCGTACGGCAGTGCCGAGCGCAACTTCGGCCACCTGTTCGCGCAGGACTTCCGCCCGTACCGGGACGAGCTGTTCATCGCCTCCAAGGCCGGCTACGACATGTGGCCCGGCCCGTACGGCGACGGCGGCAGCCGCAAGTACCTGCTGGCCAGCCTGGACCAGTCGCTGGGCCGCACGGGCCTGGACTACGTGGACGTGTTCTACTCGCACCGCTACGACGCGAACACCCCGCTCGAGGAGACCATGGGCGCGCTGGACTCCGCCGTCCGGGCCGGGAAGGCGCTGTACGCGGGCATCTCCAACTACCCGGCGGAGCAGCACCGGGAGGCCGTGGCGATCCTGCGCGAGCTGGGCACGCCGGTGCTGATGAACCAGTGCTCCTACTCGATCCTCAACCGCTACGTCGAGGACGAGGGCGTGCTGGACGCCGTCGGCGACACCGGAACCAGCCTGATCGCCTTCTCGCCGCTCGCCCAGGGCCTGCTGACGGACCGCTACCTCACCGGCGAGGTGCCGAGCGGGTCGCGGATGTCGGTCGGCAAGTTCCTCCGCGAGGAGGCGCTCACCGGGGCGAAGCTGGAGCAGCTGCGGGCGCTGAACAAGGTGGCCGAGCGGCGCGGGCAGACCCTGGCGCAGCTGGCACTGAGCTGGGTCCTGCGGGACGAGCGGGTGGTGTCGGTGATCATCGGAGCCAGCAGCGTGCGGCAGCTGGACCAGAACCTCGACGCGCTGGCGGGCGGTCCGCTGACGGACGAGGAGCTCGCGGAGATCGACGCGCTCAGCCGCTGA
- a CDS encoding TetR/AcrR family transcriptional regulator — translation MNTQDRLVETTQELLWERGYVGTSPKAIQQRAGVGQGSMYHHFDGKSDLAAAALRRSAEQMRAVAEADLAGPGTAYERVAAYLGRERDALRGCRIGRMAQDPDVVADPRLRAPVEETFDWLRGRLAAVIAEGQANGELRPGAEPADLAAAVVAVVQGGYVLARAADSAEPFERAARGALALFAAHRRD, via the coding sequence ATGAACACCCAGGACCGCCTCGTCGAAACCACTCAGGAACTCCTCTGGGAGCGCGGCTACGTCGGCACCAGCCCCAAGGCCATCCAGCAGCGGGCAGGCGTCGGCCAGGGCAGCATGTACCACCACTTCGACGGCAAGTCCGACCTCGCCGCCGCGGCCCTGCGCCGCAGTGCCGAGCAGATGCGGGCCGTCGCTGAGGCCGACCTCGCCGGCCCCGGGACCGCCTACGAGCGGGTCGCCGCCTATCTGGGGCGCGAGCGCGACGCCCTGCGCGGATGCCGGATCGGCCGGATGGCCCAGGATCCGGACGTGGTCGCCGACCCCCGGCTGCGCGCGCCGGTCGAGGAGACCTTCGACTGGCTGCGCGGGCGGCTCGCCGCCGTGATCGCCGAAGGGCAGGCGAACGGCGAACTGCGGCCCGGGGCCGAGCCCGCCGACCTCGCCGCCGCCGTGGTCGCCGTGGTGCAGGGCGGCTACGTGCTCGCCCGTGCCGCCGACAGCGCCGAACCGTTCGAGCGGGCCGCCCGCGGCGCCCTCGCCCTTTTCGCCGCCCACCGCCGCGACTGA
- a CDS encoding phosphotriesterase has protein sequence MNAPGVRVRTVLGDLDPAELGVCDAHDHLFLRSPRLPGEELDDPAAAEEVLRGFAAAGGRAFVQWTPAGMGRRADALPGLSRATGVHLVAATGLHQAVHYDPAELERRYEGLADFFIAELTTGLRGAPEGVRAGLVKVAGDYHGLGPHSRRVMAAAAEAHHATGAPIAVHHELGTAAAEVLDLLCERHGVPPERVVLGHLNRFPDLRLHRELAARGAFVALDGPSRANHATDHHLFDTVAALVEAGYGDQVLLGGDTTTRTARSSPGPTHLLTALAPRLARAFGPEVPHGILTANPARAFAAGWRG, from the coding sequence GTGAACGCGCCCGGCGTCCGGGTCCGCACCGTCCTCGGCGACCTCGATCCGGCCGAACTCGGCGTCTGCGACGCCCACGACCACCTCTTCCTGCGCAGCCCCAGGCTGCCGGGGGAGGAACTGGACGATCCCGCCGCCGCCGAGGAGGTGCTGCGGGGCTTCGCGGCCGCCGGCGGCCGGGCGTTCGTCCAGTGGACGCCGGCCGGGATGGGGCGGCGGGCCGACGCACTGCCCGGGCTGTCCCGGGCGACCGGGGTCCACCTGGTCGCGGCCACCGGGCTGCACCAGGCGGTGCACTACGACCCGGCGGAACTCGAGCGGCGGTACGAGGGGCTGGCGGACTTCTTCATCGCCGAGCTGACCACCGGGCTGCGGGGTGCTCCCGAGGGTGTCCGCGCCGGACTGGTCAAGGTGGCGGGCGACTACCACGGCCTCGGCCCGCACTCCCGGCGGGTGATGGCGGCGGCCGCCGAGGCGCACCACGCCACCGGCGCGCCGATCGCGGTGCACCACGAACTCGGCACCGCCGCAGCCGAGGTGCTCGATCTGCTCTGCGAACGCCACGGTGTGCCACCCGAGCGGGTGGTCCTCGGACACCTCAACCGGTTCCCGGACCTCCGGCTGCACCGCGAACTGGCCGCCCGTGGCGCCTTCGTGGCCCTGGACGGCCCCTCGCGGGCCAACCACGCGACCGACCACCACCTGTTCGACACGGTGGCGGCCCTGGTCGAGGCCGGGTACGGCGACCAGGTGCTGCTCGGCGGCGACACCACCACCCGTACCGCCCGTTCCTCCCCCGGGCCGACGCACCTGCTCACCGCCCTGGCGCCCCGGCTGGCCCGGGCGTTCGGTCCCGAGGTCCCGCACGGCATCCTCACCGCCAACCCGGCCCGGGCGTTCGCGGCGGGGTGGCGGGGCTGA
- a CDS encoding phenolic acid decarboxylase, whose amino-acid sequence MTASLPAFAGRTFLFRVDNGAAFRNAYSADGKRLRWEGLGESAGQWEDVSLHVAEVGPQVYFVSWTEVSGITVSHVMDLARMTVRAFWTYEGEGGRVGELHTGTLEQVV is encoded by the coding sequence ATGACCGCGTCCCTGCCCGCCTTCGCCGGCCGTACCTTCCTGTTCCGGGTCGACAACGGCGCGGCCTTCCGCAACGCCTACTCGGCCGACGGCAAGCGGCTGCGCTGGGAGGGCCTCGGCGAATCGGCGGGCCAGTGGGAGGACGTCTCCCTGCACGTCGCCGAGGTCGGCCCGCAGGTCTACTTCGTCAGCTGGACCGAGGTGAGCGGCATCACCGTGAGCCACGTGATGGATCTGGCCCGGATGACGGTCCGCGCGTTCTGGACGTACGAGGGCGAGGGCGGCCGGGTCGGCGAGCTGCACACCGGCACCCTGGAGCAGGTGGTCTGA
- a CDS encoding glycoside hydrolase family 16 protein, with translation MPTASPQPPRPARNPGLLARRPAARHARPSHRGRTAALAATGALAVTGAGLLGLPAVTGAQAAALPTVTQDKLVPATMVAGKATAASLTLHSSSCFTAKTVGVGVRDAAGRNLDFPGNRSNVQVCPAGLSITTGTRTLAAGTYTQFGFWQDSTGAWHNLPSRQLVVSAGTPTPTPTPTPTPTPTPTPTPTTPGTGAPVAGKKLTWSDDFDSLALGSRWTADRSSSYHYGDHNPNDNKLDWLNKNNVAVSGGVATFTARPGSHTLENGKQAWDTGLLTTEYSGEGFKVKTGDYIETRVKLPAGTGAWPALWTWNSTSGTHGEIDSFEYHSDNPNLLELTNHINPGHLYYTDAKAIAKDGWVTIGTHYGAASVDWYVNGTKVFSDGKGVGAGWTAYPILNLSLSAGNYHPAPSGTTPITFAADYVRVYR, from the coding sequence ATGCCCACTGCCTCCCCGCAGCCCCCTCGGCCTGCCCGGAACCCGGGCCTCCTCGCCCGCCGTCCGGCCGCCCGCCACGCCCGTCCCTCCCACCGGGGCCGCACCGCGGCCCTCGCCGCCACCGGGGCGCTCGCCGTCACCGGTGCCGGACTGCTCGGCCTCCCCGCCGTGACCGGCGCCCAGGCCGCCGCCCTGCCGACCGTCACCCAGGACAAGCTGGTCCCGGCCACGATGGTCGCCGGCAAGGCGACGGCCGCCTCGCTCACGCTGCACTCCTCGTCCTGCTTCACCGCGAAGACCGTCGGCGTCGGCGTGCGCGACGCGGCCGGGCGCAACCTCGACTTCCCCGGCAACCGGAGCAACGTCCAGGTCTGTCCCGCCGGTCTGTCGATCACCACCGGTACCCGGACGCTGGCGGCCGGCACCTACACCCAGTTCGGCTTCTGGCAGGACAGCACCGGTGCCTGGCACAACCTGCCCTCCCGCCAGCTCGTCGTCTCGGCCGGCACCCCGACGCCGACCCCGACGCCGACCCCCACTCCGACCCCCACCCCGACCCCGACGCCCACCACCCCCGGCACGGGCGCCCCGGTCGCGGGCAAGAAGCTGACCTGGTCCGACGACTTCGACAGCCTCGCCCTCGGCTCCCGCTGGACCGCCGACCGGAGCAGCTCCTACCACTACGGCGACCACAACCCGAACGACAACAAGCTCGACTGGCTGAACAAGAACAACGTCGCCGTCTCCGGCGGCGTCGCCACCTTCACCGCCAGGCCGGGCAGCCACACGCTGGAGAACGGCAAGCAGGCCTGGGACACCGGGCTGCTCACCACCGAGTACTCCGGCGAGGGCTTCAAGGTGAAGACCGGGGACTACATCGAGACCCGGGTCAAGCTCCCGGCCGGCACCGGTGCCTGGCCGGCGCTGTGGACGTGGAACAGCACCAGCGGCACCCACGGGGAGATCGACTCCTTCGAGTACCACAGCGACAACCCGAACCTGCTGGAGCTGACCAACCACATCAACCCGGGCCACCTGTACTACACCGACGCCAAGGCGATCGCCAAGGACGGCTGGGTCACCATCGGCACCCACTACGGCGCCGCCTCGGTCGACTGGTACGTCAACGGCACCAAGGTGTTCTCCGACGGCAAGGGCGTCGGCGCCGGCTGGACGGCGTACCCGATCCTCAACCTGTCCCTGAGCGCGGGGAACTACCACCCCGCGCCCTCGGGCACCACGCCGATCACCTTCGCGGCGGACTACGTCCGGGTGTACCGGTAA
- a CDS encoding IclR family transcriptional regulator, whose amino-acid sequence MQSVERAFQLLEALADSGGVATLSELSTSSGLPMPTIHRLVRTLVQQGYVRQDTARRYTLGPRLIRLGETAGRLLGSWARPYLAELMEATGETANLAVLEGGEVVYVGQVQSRRSMRMFTEVGRRVQPHCTGVGKALLAQLPDEEARAVLGPNPLPAHTPHTVTDPQELMAQLAEARERGYVVDDQEQEIGVRCIALAVPGAPTPTALSVSGPEARIRALEEQAGAASLVPVMHGIAARLGQVLAP is encoded by the coding sequence GTGCAGTCCGTCGAACGGGCCTTCCAGCTGCTGGAGGCGCTCGCCGACTCCGGTGGCGTGGCGACGCTCAGCGAGCTCTCCACCTCCTCCGGGCTGCCGATGCCGACCATCCATCGCCTGGTTCGTACCCTCGTGCAGCAGGGCTATGTCCGCCAGGACACCGCGCGCCGCTACACCCTCGGCCCGCGGCTGATCCGGCTCGGCGAGACCGCCGGACGGCTGCTCGGCAGCTGGGCCCGCCCCTACCTGGCCGAACTCATGGAGGCCACCGGCGAGACCGCCAACCTGGCGGTCCTGGAGGGCGGCGAGGTGGTCTACGTCGGGCAGGTGCAGTCGCGGCGCTCGATGCGGATGTTCACCGAGGTCGGCCGCCGGGTGCAGCCGCACTGCACCGGCGTCGGCAAGGCGCTGCTGGCGCAGCTGCCCGACGAGGAGGCGCGCGCCGTCCTCGGCCCCAACCCGCTGCCCGCGCACACCCCGCACACCGTCACCGACCCGCAGGAGCTGATGGCGCAGCTCGCCGAGGCGCGCGAGCGCGGCTACGTGGTCGACGACCAGGAGCAGGAGATCGGCGTGCGCTGCATCGCCCTGGCCGTCCCCGGCGCGCCGACGCCGACGGCGCTGTCCGTCTCCGGCCCGGAGGCCCGGATCAGGGCGCTGGAGGAGCAGGCCGGCGCGGCGTCGCTGGTGCCGGTGATGCACGGGATCGCGGCCCGGCTGGGCCAGGTGCTGGCTCCCTGA
- a CDS encoding SDR family NAD(P)-dependent oxidoreductase, giving the protein MERFDGRNVLITGGGSGIGRATVHRILAEGGRVVAVDVDEDGLKSTLDRATADGTADRLSTAVLDVSDEAAVRTVVAGAVAALGGLDVLVNAAGILRSAHTHETGLDLWNRIVAVNLTGTFLMTREALPALLAGGKGVVVNFSSTSAAFAHPYMAAYAATKGGIQSFTHAIAAEYAKQGLRAVCVAPGSIDSGMTNNPGLPADADLGLLAKLSPALGQGFAGPETVAGVIAMLASDDGAFVTGTELRIDGGTHM; this is encoded by the coding sequence ATGGAGCGCTTCGACGGACGGAACGTCCTGATCACCGGCGGCGGCTCGGGCATCGGCCGGGCCACCGTGCACCGGATCCTCGCCGAGGGCGGCCGGGTCGTCGCCGTCGACGTCGACGAGGACGGCCTGAAGTCCACCCTGGACCGCGCCACCGCCGACGGCACGGCCGACCGCCTCAGCACGGCGGTGCTGGACGTGTCGGACGAGGCCGCCGTACGGACCGTCGTGGCCGGGGCGGTCGCCGCGCTCGGCGGCCTGGACGTGCTGGTCAACGCGGCCGGCATCCTGCGCTCCGCCCACACCCACGAGACCGGTCTGGACCTCTGGAACAGGATCGTGGCGGTCAACCTGACCGGCACCTTCCTGATGACCCGGGAGGCGCTGCCCGCGCTGCTCGCGGGCGGCAAGGGCGTGGTGGTGAACTTCAGCTCCACCTCCGCCGCCTTCGCCCACCCCTACATGGCCGCCTACGCCGCGACCAAGGGCGGCATCCAGTCGTTCACCCACGCGATCGCCGCCGAGTACGCGAAGCAGGGGCTGCGCGCGGTGTGCGTCGCGCCGGGCAGCATCGACAGCGGCATGACCAACAACCCGGGCCTGCCGGCGGACGCGGACCTCGGCCTGCTCGCCAAGCTCTCGCCCGCGCTCGGGCAGGGCTTCGCCGGGCCGGAGACCGTCGCCGGTGTGATCGCCATGCTCGCCTCGGACGACGGCGCGTTCGTCACCGGGACCGAGCTGCGGATCGACGGCGGCACCCACATGTGA
- a CDS encoding LLM class flavin-dependent oxidoreductase: MASEFLWYIIPREGHYPWEPSGRRPVDLRYLQQLAGSVERLGYTGALLATDLHDVWDLGNALAAATTPAFKPLLAVHPGLISPTLLAKMALSFDHLHGGRLRFNVVNGSTEQLREYGLHVEHDDRYRLSAEYWSIVKRLTSGEVFDHKGEFYDLRNAGASLRELTPVQPGGIPLWFGGSSAAGIEMAAQHVDVYLTWGEPPQQLKEKLDLVRERAAAHGRTLRIGLRLHLIVRDTEDEAWAAADRLLDVTSEATYARQLGGARGEGGVGWQRQFRQHGGKVPARARELEVHPNLWPGMSLFRPGPGTAVVGSTAQVVERLQEFESLGVDTFILSGNPLLEEAHRVAETVLPALGVRRG, from the coding sequence ATGGCCTCCGAATTCCTCTGGTACATCATCCCGCGCGAGGGCCACTACCCCTGGGAGCCGTCCGGACGCCGCCCGGTCGACCTCCGCTACCTCCAGCAACTCGCGGGAAGCGTGGAGCGGTTGGGCTACACCGGCGCACTGCTGGCGACCGACCTGCACGACGTGTGGGACCTCGGCAACGCGCTCGCCGCCGCCACCACCCCGGCGTTCAAGCCGCTGCTCGCCGTCCACCCGGGGCTGATCTCGCCCACCCTGCTGGCGAAGATGGCGCTCAGCTTCGACCATCTGCACGGCGGCCGGCTGCGGTTCAACGTGGTCAACGGCTCCACCGAGCAGCTGCGCGAGTACGGCCTGCACGTCGAGCACGACGACCGCTACCGCCTCAGCGCCGAGTACTGGTCGATCGTCAAGCGACTCACCTCGGGCGAGGTCTTCGACCACAAGGGGGAGTTCTACGACCTCCGGAACGCCGGGGCGAGCCTGCGCGAACTCACCCCGGTCCAGCCGGGCGGCATCCCGCTCTGGTTCGGCGGCAGTTCGGCGGCCGGGATCGAGATGGCCGCCCAGCACGTGGACGTCTACCTCACCTGGGGCGAACCGCCGCAGCAGCTCAAGGAGAAGCTCGACCTGGTCCGGGAGCGCGCCGCCGCGCACGGACGCACCCTGCGGATCGGGCTGCGGCTGCACCTGATCGTCCGCGACACCGAGGACGAGGCCTGGGCCGCCGCCGACCGGCTCCTCGACGTGACCAGCGAGGCCACCTACGCCCGCCAACTGGGCGGGGCGCGCGGCGAGGGCGGCGTCGGCTGGCAGCGGCAGTTCCGGCAGCACGGCGGCAAGGTGCCGGCCCGGGCCCGCGAGCTGGAGGTCCACCCCAACCTGTGGCCCGGCATGAGCCTGTTCCGCCCCGGTCCCGGCACCGCCGTGGTCGGATCGACGGCCCAGGTGGTCGAGCGGCTCCAGGAGTTCGAGTCGCTCGGGGTGGACACCTTCATCCTCTCCGGCAATCCGCTGCTGGAGGAGGCCCACCGGGTCGCCGAGACGGTGCTACCGGCGCTGGGCGTCCGGCGCGGGTAG
- a CDS encoding ABC transporter substrate-binding protein: MAITLGVHASNPSLYYLSRLDYLDEELAPFGETGEFHHYTDGTRTGELLAEGVIDFGGTGSTPPVTAQAAGHDLVYAAVSAPRPDHGALLVSADGPVASVADLKGGTVVLAIGSWQTHLLAKALHAEGLSYATDVTAVRPAAGQDPARLLREGAIAGWIAQGAELAAARRDGGFRELVRTGDVITDRSVFFTRRGFAADRPGVVAAIVTALARADAWVAAHLPEAAAIAAAELGGGAEDWRTALAGLPWRLEPATAGFVAEQQEAADIFHRVGFVERRVVVADAHLPALEAPVAAAAAAAVAGADRAAADIRAV; encoded by the coding sequence ATGGCCATCACCCTCGGCGTCCACGCCAGCAACCCGTCCCTCTACTACCTCTCCCGACTCGACTACCTGGACGAGGAGTTGGCACCGTTCGGGGAGACCGGAGAGTTCCACCACTACACCGACGGGACGCGCACCGGCGAGCTGCTGGCCGAGGGCGTGATCGACTTCGGCGGTACGGGCTCCACCCCGCCGGTGACCGCCCAGGCCGCCGGCCACGACCTGGTCTACGCGGCGGTGTCGGCGCCCCGGCCCGACCACGGCGCGCTGCTGGTGAGCGCCGACGGGCCGGTGGCGTCGGTCGCGGACCTGAAGGGCGGCACCGTCGTCCTGGCCATCGGCTCCTGGCAGACCCACTTGCTCGCCAAGGCCCTGCACGCGGAGGGCCTGTCCTACGCGACCGATGTCACGGCCGTCCGCCCGGCGGCGGGGCAGGACCCGGCGCGGCTGCTGCGCGAGGGCGCGATCGCCGGCTGGATCGCCCAGGGCGCCGAACTGGCGGCCGCCCGCCGCGACGGCGGCTTCCGCGAGCTGGTCCGCACCGGCGACGTCATCACCGACCGCTCGGTGTTCTTCACCCGGCGCGGCTTCGCCGCCGACCGGCCCGGGGTGGTCGCGGCGATCGTCACCGCCCTGGCCCGGGCGGACGCCTGGGTGGCCGCCCATCTGCCGGAGGCGGCCGCGATCGCCGCGGCGGAGCTCGGCGGCGGCGCCGAGGACTGGCGGACCGCCCTGGCCGGGCTGCCGTGGCGGCTGGAGCCGGCGACCGCCGGGTTCGTCGCCGAGCAGCAGGAGGCGGCCGACATCTTCCACCGGGTCGGTTTCGTCGAGCGCCGGGTGGTCGTCGCCGACGCCCACCTGCCCGCGCTGGAGGCCCCGGTGGCCGCGGCTGCGGCTGCGGCTGTGGCCGGGGCCGACAGGGCCGCCGCCGACATCCGGGCGGTCTGA
- a CDS encoding TetR family transcriptional regulator, which produces MTGRPTLNQRRRESTRLEIAQAAAELFAARGAEATTAEEIATASGISLRTFYRYFSEKEDAVAPLLAAGGERWVRLFTESASDLPVREALERSAAESLSPSDAPAVEALRWTRDLLRDPRLATVWQRVHADSEERLRAAIADRCPPGTDVLEIRLAAAAATAAIRVALEQWARSGAPATGPGSPRELGARCMRELTAGLDLWTRVN; this is translated from the coding sequence GTGACCGGACGTCCGACCCTGAACCAGCGCCGCCGCGAGAGCACCCGGCTGGAGATCGCCCAGGCCGCGGCCGAGCTGTTCGCCGCCCGCGGGGCCGAGGCGACCACCGCCGAGGAGATCGCCACCGCCTCCGGCATCTCGCTGCGCACCTTCTACCGCTACTTCTCGGAGAAGGAGGACGCAGTCGCCCCGCTGCTCGCGGCCGGCGGCGAACGCTGGGTGCGGCTGTTCACGGAGAGCGCCTCCGACCTGCCGGTCCGCGAGGCGCTGGAGCGTTCGGCGGCGGAGTCCCTGAGCCCGTCCGACGCGCCCGCCGTCGAGGCGCTGCGCTGGACCCGCGACCTGCTGCGCGACCCCCGGCTGGCCACGGTCTGGCAGCGGGTGCACGCCGACTCCGAGGAGCGGCTGCGGGCCGCGATCGCCGACCGCTGCCCGCCCGGCACCGACGTGCTGGAGATCCGGCTCGCCGCAGCCGCCGCCACCGCCGCGATCCGGGTCGCGCTGGAGCAGTGGGCGCGCTCCGGCGCCCCGGCCACCGGCCCCGGTTCACCGCGCGAGCTCGGCGCCCGCTGCATGCGCGAACTCACCGCGGGCCTCGACCTGTGGACCCGCGTCAACTGA
- a CDS encoding alpha/beta hydrolase-fold protein: MGLTSHKVLALTVLVAVAAMVGTVWLWPRLSKKSWKAVLGRIGALLATQLAVLAALGLVANNYFAFYSSWDDLLGTGDSGPVVIHNKVDASGRLRVETIGHAEVQGGGALGRDRDKSGEIREVRIDGATTRLSTEGYVYLPPQYFQPEYEQKQFPVLVVSTGFPGIAKNLVTRLNYPGAALKLLQEGRMQPTVLVLVRPSPALPQDTECEDVPNGAQTDAYFAKDVPSAIQATYRVSADPRAWAFMGNSTGGYCALKLAMRHPDVYPTAVSLSGYYQAADDPSTGDLYNGSEQRRNEADLMWRLKNLPQPAISVLLAGTREGDGNYRRETEAFVAATRSPMKVSYSMLETGGHNFETWSKLLPSSLEWISQRLTVPAASPSA, encoded by the coding sequence ATGGGTCTGACGAGCCACAAGGTGCTGGCACTGACCGTTCTGGTCGCCGTCGCGGCGATGGTCGGGACGGTCTGGCTGTGGCCGAGACTGTCGAAGAAGAGCTGGAAGGCCGTGCTCGGCCGGATCGGCGCCCTGCTCGCCACCCAGCTGGCGGTGCTCGCCGCGCTCGGCCTGGTCGCCAACAACTACTTCGCGTTCTACAGCAGCTGGGACGACCTGCTGGGCACCGGGGACAGCGGGCCGGTCGTCATCCACAACAAGGTGGACGCCTCCGGCCGGCTGCGCGTCGAGACCATCGGCCACGCCGAGGTGCAGGGCGGCGGCGCGCTCGGCCGCGACCGCGACAAGTCCGGCGAGATCCGCGAGGTCCGCATCGACGGCGCCACCACCCGGCTCTCCACCGAGGGCTACGTCTACCTGCCGCCGCAGTACTTCCAGCCCGAGTACGAGCAGAAGCAGTTCCCGGTCCTGGTCGTCAGCACCGGCTTCCCCGGCATCGCCAAGAACCTCGTCACCCGCCTCAACTACCCGGGCGCGGCGCTGAAGCTGCTGCAGGAGGGGCGGATGCAGCCGACCGTGCTGGTGCTGGTGCGCCCCTCGCCCGCGCTGCCGCAGGACACCGAGTGCGAGGACGTCCCCAACGGCGCGCAGACCGACGCCTACTTCGCCAAGGACGTGCCCTCGGCGATCCAGGCCACCTACCGGGTCTCCGCCGATCCGAGGGCCTGGGCGTTCATGGGCAACTCCACCGGCGGCTACTGCGCGCTCAAGCTGGCGATGCGCCACCCCGACGTCTACCCGACCGCCGTCTCGCTCTCCGGCTACTACCAGGCGGCCGACGACCCGAGCACCGGCGACCTCTACAACGGCAGCGAACAGCGCCGCAACGAGGCCGACCTGATGTGGCGTCTCAAGAACCTGCCGCAGCCCGCGATCTCCGTGCTGCTGGCCGGCACCCGGGAGGGCGACGGCAACTACCGGCGCGAGACCGAGGCGTTCGTGGCCGCCACCCGCAGCCCGATGAAGGTCTCCTACAGCATGCTGGAGACCGGCGGCCACAACTTCGAGACCTGGAGCAAGCTGCTCCCGTCCTCACTGGAGTGGATCTCCCAGCGCCTGACCGTCCCGGCCGCGAGCCCGTCGGCCTGA